From Luteolibacter arcticus, one genomic window encodes:
- a CDS encoding AraC family transcriptional regulator — protein sequence MNRPATELPSFISRQVTEARRFYLNLNPPPGHTLTVVCGGWESCAPDFHVERADFPFLCVEFVAGGAGKLAMAGKDWPLRRGTVFAYGPGCAHRIESDPADPLQKYFLDFSGRAGTDLLRAAGLAPGSCRSTGNPDEVERAFEQLLETGKHAGPQATKIAALQAEILLLTLAESVVAGSGRDQSYQTFLKCRTCIEERFLEFTTAAEVAAACHVSPAYLSRLFSLHCHETPYHALLRCRMRHAAALLDGGDKIVREVAERLGLDAFHFSRVFKRVHGVSPAEFLRRRG from the coding sequence GTGAATCGGCCCGCCACGGAACTTCCATCCTTTATCTCCCGCCAGGTGACGGAGGCGCGGCGCTTTTACCTGAATCTCAATCCCCCCCCCGGCCACACGCTGACCGTCGTCTGCGGCGGCTGGGAATCCTGCGCTCCGGACTTCCACGTCGAGCGGGCGGACTTCCCCTTCCTCTGCGTAGAGTTCGTCGCCGGTGGCGCGGGAAAGCTCGCCATGGCGGGAAAGGACTGGCCGCTGCGACGCGGCACCGTCTTCGCCTACGGCCCCGGCTGCGCCCACCGCATTGAGTCCGACCCAGCTGATCCCTTGCAGAAATACTTCCTCGATTTCAGCGGCCGGGCCGGCACCGACCTGCTGCGCGCCGCGGGCCTCGCGCCCGGCTCCTGCCGCAGCACCGGCAATCCCGACGAGGTCGAGCGCGCCTTCGAGCAACTTCTCGAAACCGGCAAGCACGCCGGCCCGCAGGCCACAAAGATCGCCGCGCTCCAGGCGGAAATCCTGCTGCTCACGCTCGCCGAATCGGTGGTCGCCGGCAGCGGTCGCGACCAATCCTACCAGACCTTCCTGAAGTGCCGCACCTGCATCGAGGAGCGCTTCCTGGAATTCACCACCGCCGCCGAGGTCGCCGCCGCCTGCCACGTCTCCCCCGCCTACCTGTCCCGGCTGTTTTCCCTCCACTGCCACGAGACACCCTACCACGCACTGCTCCGCTGCCGCATGCGCCACGCCGCCGCCCTGCTCGATGGCGGCGACAAGATCGTCCGCGAAGTCGCCGAACGCCTCGGCCTGGATGCTTTCCACTTCTCCCGCGTCTTCAAGCGGGTTCACGGCGTGTCGCCGGCGGAGTTTTTGAGGAGGAGGGGGTAG
- a CDS encoding HigA family addiction module antitoxin gives MKRKDIGIPLTNSAAALLRDFLEDHGLSQARLAADLHISPQLLNDLLASRRLLTPEHCLKLGRYFGNEPEYWMRLQNHYLFRKTQREKAAELEAVVPLRAAG, from the coding sequence ATGAAACGAAAAGACATCGGAATTCCCCTCACCAACAGCGCTGCCGCCCTGTTGCGGGATTTTCTTGAGGACCATGGTCTTTCCCAAGCAAGGCTCGCGGCGGATCTGCACATCAGCCCGCAGTTGCTCAATGACCTGCTCGCCAGCCGCCGGCTGTTGACGCCGGAGCATTGCCTCAAGCTCGGGCGCTACTTCGGCAACGAGCCGGAATATTGGATGCGCCTCCAAAATCACTACCTTTTCCGCAAGACCCAACGGGAGAAGGCGGCGGAACTTGAAGCTGTCGTGCCTTTGCGAGCAGCGGGCTGA
- a CDS encoding type II toxin-antitoxin system RelE/ParE family toxin, whose amino-acid sequence MILNFGDKETEKVFQLLFSRKLPRNIQERAYHKLVAIHEAESLENLRQPPGNRLEALRGDFEGFHSIRINDQWRIVFRWEGKDASEVRITDYH is encoded by the coding sequence GTGATCCTAAACTTCGGGGACAAGGAGACTGAGAAAGTTTTCCAACTGCTCTTCTCCCGCAAGCTCCCCCGGAACATTCAGGAGCGGGCCTACCACAAGCTCGTCGCCATCCATGAAGCCGAATCCCTCGAAAACCTTCGCCAGCCACCGGGGAACCGCCTTGAGGCCCTTCGGGGAGATTTCGAAGGATTTCATTCCATCCGGATCAACGATCAGTGGCGCATCGTATTCCGCTGGGAAGGAAAAGACGCCAGCGAAGTAAGGATCACCGACTACCATTGA